The following are encoded in a window of Miltoncostaea marina genomic DNA:
- a CDS encoding NUDIX domain-containing protein, whose translation MPRRSAGLLLHRRAGEGVELLIAHMGGPFWARRDERAWSIPKGEYEDGEEPLAVALREFAEELGRPPPPGEPVELGEFRQSGGKRVVVFALEGDLDVSRVRSNTFTTEWPPGSGRRRSFPEVDRAEWASPERARVALVAGQVPAVEALLERLARDDPAAARAG comes from the coding sequence ATGCCGCGGCGCAGCGCCGGCCTGCTGCTGCACCGCCGCGCCGGCGAGGGCGTGGAGCTGCTGATCGCCCACATGGGCGGGCCGTTCTGGGCGCGCCGCGACGAGCGCGCCTGGTCGATCCCGAAGGGCGAGTACGAGGACGGCGAGGAGCCGCTCGCCGTGGCGCTGCGCGAGTTCGCGGAGGAGCTCGGGCGGCCACCGCCGCCGGGCGAGCCGGTCGAGCTCGGCGAGTTCCGCCAGTCGGGCGGCAAGCGGGTGGTGGTCTTCGCGCTGGAGGGCGACCTCGACGTGTCGCGGGTGCGCAGCAACACCTTCACCACCGAGTGGCCGCCCGGCTCGGGCCGCCGGCGCAGCTTTCCGGAGGTGGACCGCGCCGAGTGGGCCTCGCCCGAGCGGGCCCGGGTGGCCCTCGTGGCGGGCCAGGTGCCGGCCGTGGAGGCGCTGCTGGAGCGGCTCGCCCGGGACGACCCGGCCGCCGCCCGCGCCGGCTAG
- a CDS encoding MGMT family protein, with translation MAAGLPEDARRGAAGGPEPRARRARGRGLSAPPPAPAPTPPGDARAERILAAVRAIPRGFVRTYADLDPAAPRLAGRVLATTAEEVPWHRVVRADGTVPKGERQLERLRRERVPMRGTRVDLAAARYPAPPPDGAPAGRRGAALEEAIAAVAAADPVMAALVRAAGPVEHRPRNPDGHFGALVRSIVFQQLAGRAANAIHGRVRALVDGPLTPAALAAVPDDALRAAGLSAGKLASIRDLTAKVLDGTVVLEPNEGLDDEEVIARLVAVRGIGRWTAEMYLMFELRRLDVWPVDDLGVRQGYGIVWGIDPPPPAARMGRLGDRFRPYRSVAARYCWEAVALARAGADTSLR, from the coding sequence GTGGCCGCCGGTCTACCCGAAGATGCCCGACGAGGCGCCGCGGGTGGCCCCGAGCCGCGCGCGCGGCGCGCGAGGGGGCGGGGGCTGAGCGCGCCCCCGCCCGCACCGGCGCCGACGCCGCCCGGCGACGCCCGCGCCGAGCGCATCCTGGCCGCGGTGCGGGCGATCCCGCGTGGCTTCGTGCGCACCTACGCCGACCTCGACCCGGCCGCGCCGCGGCTGGCGGGGCGGGTGCTCGCGACCACGGCCGAGGAGGTGCCGTGGCACCGCGTGGTGCGCGCCGACGGCACGGTGCCGAAGGGCGAGCGCCAGCTCGAGCGGCTGCGGCGCGAGCGGGTGCCCATGCGCGGCACGCGGGTCGACCTGGCCGCGGCGCGCTACCCCGCCCCGCCGCCGGACGGGGCGCCGGCGGGGCGCCGCGGCGCCGCGCTGGAGGAGGCGATCGCCGCCGTGGCGGCCGCCGACCCGGTGATGGCGGCCCTCGTGCGCGCCGCGGGGCCGGTCGAGCACCGGCCCCGCAACCCCGACGGCCACTTCGGCGCGCTCGTGCGCTCCATCGTCTTCCAGCAGCTCGCCGGGCGGGCGGCGAACGCCATCCACGGCCGGGTGCGCGCGCTGGTGGACGGGCCGCTCACCCCCGCGGCCCTCGCCGCCGTGCCGGACGACGCCCTGCGCGCCGCGGGCCTGTCGGCCGGCAAGCTGGCCTCGATCCGCGACCTGACGGCGAAGGTGCTGGACGGGACGGTGGTGCTCGAGCCGAACGAGGGCCTGGACGATGAGGAGGTCATCGCCCGCCTCGTCGCCGTGCGCGGCATCGGCCGCTGGACGGCGGAGATGTACCTGATGTTCGAGCTGCGCCGGCTGGACGTGTGGCCGGTGGACGACCTCGGCGTGCGCCAGGGCTACGGCATCGTCTGGGGCATCGACCCGCCGCCGCCGGCCGCCCGCATGGGGCGCCTGGGCGACCGCTTCCGGCCCTATCGCAGCGTGGCGGCCCGCTACTGCTGGGAGGCCGTCGCGCTGGCCCGGGCCGGCGCCGACACGAGCCTGCGCTGA
- the ligD gene encoding non-homologous end-joining DNA ligase: MAAEPEPLELDAGGRTVAISNPDKVMFPEHGETKADLARYYLAVAEPLMATARGRPALLQRFPNGATGQSFFQKRIPQSAPGWLTTTTVSTPNGTTSRALVLADVAHVLWAANMGCLGFHVWPYRAARPDEADELRLDLDPSPGVTFPMVREAATEVRALLGELGIAAYPKTTGNRGLHLYVRVEPGRDSFAVRQAAVAVAREMERRRPDLITGAWWKEERGARVFVDFNQNAPHKTVFGAWCVRARPGAQVSAPFAWDEIDAIEPDELTMRTVPERLARLGDPWAGMDDAPQSIEPLVERYRADLARGVPDAPWPPVYPKMPDEAPRVAPSRARGARGGGG; encoded by the coding sequence ATGGCGGCGGAGCCCGAGCCCCTCGAGCTGGACGCGGGCGGGCGCACCGTCGCGATCAGCAACCCGGACAAGGTCATGTTCCCCGAGCACGGGGAGACGAAGGCCGACCTCGCCCGCTACTACCTGGCCGTGGCCGAGCCGCTCATGGCGACGGCCCGCGGCCGGCCCGCGCTGCTGCAGCGCTTCCCGAACGGGGCGACCGGGCAGTCGTTCTTCCAGAAGCGCATCCCCCAGTCGGCGCCGGGGTGGCTGACCACGACGACGGTGTCGACGCCCAACGGCACGACCTCGCGCGCCCTCGTGCTCGCCGACGTCGCGCACGTGCTGTGGGCGGCCAACATGGGCTGCCTCGGCTTCCACGTGTGGCCGTACCGGGCCGCGCGCCCCGATGAGGCCGACGAGCTGCGCCTCGACCTGGACCCCTCCCCCGGCGTCACCTTCCCCATGGTGCGCGAGGCGGCGACGGAGGTGCGGGCCCTCCTCGGCGAGCTCGGGATCGCGGCGTACCCCAAGACCACCGGCAACCGCGGGCTGCACCTGTACGTGCGCGTGGAGCCGGGGCGCGACTCGTTCGCGGTGCGCCAGGCCGCCGTGGCGGTGGCCCGCGAGATGGAGCGCCGGCGCCCCGACCTGATCACGGGCGCGTGGTGGAAGGAGGAGCGCGGCGCGCGGGTGTTCGTCGACTTCAACCAGAACGCGCCGCACAAGACCGTGTTCGGCGCCTGGTGCGTGCGGGCGCGGCCGGGGGCGCAGGTGTCGGCACCGTTCGCGTGGGACGAGATCGATGCGATCGAGCCGGACGAGCTCACCATGCGCACCGTGCCGGAGCGGCTCGCCCGGCTCGGCGACCCGTGGGCGGGCATGGACGACGCGCCGCAGTCGATCGAGCCGCTCGTGGAGCGGTACCGGGCCGACCTGGCCCGCGGCGTCCCGGACGCCCCGTGGCCGCCGGTCTACCCGAAGATGCCCGACGAGGCGCCGCGGGTGGCCCCGAGCCGCGCGCGCGGCGCGCGAGGGGGCGGGGGCTGA
- a CDS encoding class I SAM-dependent methyltransferase has translation MTGPSAGSHTIGDASDPVARLRPVREQVAVGPLRLRIARPPSAEDLIDEDDYARDERLPYWAELWPSARVLAERLAVGGRPATAGRRVVELGCGVGVPAIVAALAGADVLATDWYEEALAFTRHNAAANGARLGTLHVDWNAPPPALLDRPAADLVIGADLLYEARNGGALAALLPRILRPGGEALVADPRRPHADALIDPLVAAGWRHDLEEVRYAGRPDESGSLIRLHRLIAPGG, from the coding sequence ATGACCGGCCCCTCGGCGGGTTCGCACACGATCGGTGACGCCTCCGACCCGGTCGCCCGGCTGCGCCCGGTGCGCGAGCAGGTCGCGGTCGGCCCCCTGCGCCTGCGGATCGCGCGGCCGCCCTCCGCCGAGGACCTCATCGACGAGGACGACTACGCGCGCGACGAGCGCCTGCCCTACTGGGCCGAGCTGTGGCCGAGCGCCCGCGTGCTCGCCGAGCGCCTGGCGGTGGGCGGGCGCCCGGCGACCGCCGGCCGCCGGGTCGTGGAGCTCGGCTGCGGCGTCGGCGTGCCCGCCATCGTCGCCGCCCTCGCCGGCGCCGACGTGCTGGCCACCGACTGGTACGAGGAGGCGCTGGCCTTCACCCGCCACAACGCCGCCGCGAACGGCGCCCGCCTCGGCACGCTGCACGTCGACTGGAACGCCCCGCCCCCCGCCCTGCTCGACCGCCCGGCCGCCGACCTCGTGATCGGCGCCGACCTGCTCTACGAGGCCCGCAACGGCGGCGCCCTCGCCGCGCTGCTGCCGCGCATCCTGCGCCCCGGGGGCGAGGCGCTCGTCGCCGACCCGCGCCGCCCGCACGCCGACGCCCTCATCGACCCCCTCGTCGCCGCCGGCTGGCGGCACGACCTCGAGGAGGTCCGCTACGCGGGCCGGCCGGACGAGTCGGGCTCGCTCATCCGCCTCCACCGGCTGATCGCGCCGGGAGGCTGA
- a CDS encoding radical SAM protein, producing the protein MAGTSAAPPPGVVQVHPSLRCNLSCAHCYSMSGPRARAALPVRAIVGALEDCAALGYGTVAVSGGEPLLFADLPALLDGARAAGLRTTVTTNGTLLDARRLDLLAGRVDVLAVSLDGPPDLHDRIRGRGAFARLEAGIGRARDAGVPFGVVYTVGRSSWRDVAWAAGFAHAHGARLLQLHALEAAGRATQGLGGERPDDEVLLQVHVLTAALRVLYRGAMVVQLDLVHRDEQAGPPHPLGVLCLQDDGTLVPSTYGLDRRYAVCDVTRTRVRDAWARFAAVRRPAVERLCERVWGAFLAGDRLLVNWHEALVAAAAEGGQVDGLRDSAARPARPAQVGHHSSRAGRPA; encoded by the coding sequence GTGGCCGGCACGTCGGCCGCGCCCCCGCCCGGCGTCGTGCAGGTGCACCCCTCGCTGCGCTGCAACCTGAGCTGCGCCCACTGCTACTCGATGTCCGGGCCACGCGCCCGCGCGGCGCTGCCGGTGCGGGCGATCGTCGGGGCGCTGGAGGACTGCGCGGCGCTGGGCTACGGCACCGTGGCCGTGTCGGGCGGCGAGCCGCTGCTGTTCGCCGACCTGCCGGCGCTGCTCGACGGCGCCCGCGCCGCGGGGCTGCGCACCACCGTGACCACCAACGGCACGCTGCTGGACGCCCGCCGCCTGGACCTCCTGGCCGGGCGCGTCGATGTGCTGGCCGTGAGCCTCGACGGGCCGCCGGACCTGCACGACCGGATCCGCGGTCGCGGGGCCTTCGCCCGGCTCGAGGCGGGCATCGGCCGGGCGCGGGACGCCGGCGTGCCCTTCGGCGTGGTGTACACCGTCGGCCGGTCCTCGTGGCGCGACGTCGCCTGGGCGGCCGGCTTCGCCCACGCCCACGGCGCGCGCCTGCTGCAACTGCACGCGCTCGAGGCGGCGGGGCGGGCGACGCAGGGGCTGGGGGGCGAGCGGCCCGACGACGAGGTGCTGCTCCAGGTCCACGTGCTGACCGCGGCGCTGCGCGTGCTCTACCGCGGCGCGATGGTGGTGCAGCTCGACCTGGTCCACCGCGACGAGCAGGCCGGGCCGCCGCACCCGCTCGGCGTGCTCTGCCTGCAGGACGATGGGACGCTGGTGCCGTCCACGTACGGGCTCGATCGGCGGTACGCGGTCTGCGACGTGACCCGCACACGCGTCCGCGACGCCTGGGCGCGCTTCGCCGCCGTGCGCCGGCCGGCCGTCGAGCGCCTCTGCGAGCGGGTCTGGGGCGCGTTCCTCGCGGGCGACCGGCTGCTGGTCAACTGGCACGAGGCGCTGGTCGCGGCGGCCGCCGAGGGAGGTCAGGTCGACGGCCTCCGCGACAGCGCGGCGCGCCCCGCGAGGCCTGCGCAGGTGGGGCACCACTCCAGCCGCGCCGGCCGCCCGGCGTAG
- a CDS encoding isochorismatase family protein produces MADDDPIRFDERTALVVVDVQNDFADPSGSLYVTGGEEVVPRVNDLVAAARAAGAPVVYTQDWHPPSTPHFRDEGGAWPVHCVRDTWGAELHPGLTVDGPVVRKGTGREDGYSGFHARDEVTGEERSTGLRAILEERAVERVVVVGLARDVCVTATAIDARGLGYAATVVLDATRPVEVTPGDDARTRAEMAAAGVDLR; encoded by the coding sequence ATGGCGGACGACGACCCGATCCGGTTCGACGAGCGCACGGCGCTCGTGGTGGTGGACGTGCAGAACGACTTCGCCGATCCGTCCGGCAGCCTCTACGTGACCGGCGGCGAGGAGGTCGTCCCGCGGGTCAACGATCTCGTCGCCGCGGCCCGCGCCGCCGGCGCCCCCGTCGTCTACACCCAGGACTGGCACCCGCCGTCGACGCCCCACTTCCGCGATGAGGGCGGCGCCTGGCCGGTCCACTGCGTGCGCGACACCTGGGGCGCCGAGCTGCACCCGGGGCTGACGGTGGACGGGCCGGTGGTGCGCAAGGGCACCGGGCGGGAGGACGGCTACTCCGGCTTCCACGCCCGCGACGAGGTCACCGGGGAGGAGCGCTCCACCGGCCTGCGGGCGATCCTCGAGGAGCGGGCCGTGGAGCGGGTGGTCGTCGTGGGCCTCGCCCGCGACGTCTGCGTGACGGCCACGGCGATCGACGCGCGGGGCCTCGGCTACGCCGCGACCGTCGTGCTCGACGCGACCCGCCCGGTCGAAGTGACGCCCGGCGACGACGCGCGCACGCGCGCCGAGATGGCCGCCGCCGGGGTGGATCTGCGCTAG